One window of the Pieris brassicae chromosome 2, ilPieBrab1.1, whole genome shotgun sequence genome contains the following:
- the LOC123720858 gene encoding uncharacterized protein LOC123720858 isoform X2 — translation MASTIRPPGEISSRDLLVVLLFLCQTIVCDSQCPKFAERPLETRVLDASIVFRAVVVETHLQSKTLDLALVSIYRGGLDLASVSQYSGSPYNTTDRQINLKIGTQLIACFNWSMAPQSELVVFSRVSDPIEDLETTPPDGSWLEATAAAVPWSLGVDIAIWNAVGWAGWGEWGVCSKTCGGGRQTRRRYCSKGFCEGFGEQWRSCNSFECEGTINPLAPGARRNFHPAQAKWGRVADRPHAFSLRPNSYIWIASSELFAAGNAFPREFTLFLSLRLRPESGGYGQGTLFSLRSRRRSGSFLSLELAGRGAARLVHAGGGSKKTIYLAVPLYDFRWHHIAISVHDDNTVRVYVDCRWLRTDVLEKDALDTPRDADLIIGYLFSGDLEQLVLVPRAGQAFKQCSSQANGSITPYVTLNT, via the exons ATGGCATCCACAATACGCCCGCCGGGCGAAATTTCCAGCAGAGATTTGTTAGTTGTGCTTCTGTTCTTGTGTCAGACCATAGTTTGTGACAGTCAGTGCCCGAAGTTCGCGGAGCGGCCTCTAGAGACGAGAGTACTAGATGCTTCCATAGTTTTTAGAGCAGTTGTGGTTGAAACCCACTTGcag AGTAAAACATTAGATTTAGCTCTTGTATCAATATACCGGGGCGGATTGGACCTGGCGTCAGTTAGTCAGTATTCTGGGTCACCGTACAACACCACTGATAG GCAGATTAACCTCAAAATCGGCACACAGCTGATAGCTTGCTTTAACTGGAGTATGGCTCCGCAAAGCGAGCTCGTAGTGTTTTCAAGAGTCAGTGACCCTATTGAAGACCTCGAGACTACTCCACCAGATGGATCTTGGTTAGAGGCCACAGCAGCGGCCGTGCCATGGAGCTTAGGTGTAGATATCGCCATTTGGAATGCGGTTG gtTGGGCAGGATGGGGCGAGTGGGGGGTGTGTAGCAAAACATGCGGTGGGGGGAGGCAAACTCGTAGACGCTATTGTTCTAAAGGCTTTTGTGAAGGATTCGGAGAGCAGTGGAGATCCTGTAACTCTTTTGAATGTGAAG GCACAATAAATCCACTCGCACCAGGCGCGAGAAGGAATTTCCACCCCGCTCAAGCAAAGTGGGGCAGAGTAGCAGACAGACCGCATGCCTTCAGTTTGCGGCCAAACTCCTACATATGGATTGCCTCTTCAGAACTATTTGCAGCGGGGAACGCTTTTCCACGAGAGTTCACTTTATTCCTCTCGTTGAGGTTGCGACCTGAG AGTGGCGGATACGGGCAAGGTACACTTTTTTCTCTGCGATCACGTCGTCGTTCTGGTTCCTTTTTATCCCTGGAGCTGGCGGGACGAGGTGCTGCAAGACTTGTACATGCGGGAGGTGGATCCAAGAAGACCATCTACCTTGCTGTACCACTATACGACTTTAGATGGCATCATATCGCTATCAG cgtTCATGATGATAACACAGTACGAGTTTACGTGGACTGTCGCTGGCTGAGGACGGATGTACTTGAAAAAGACGCTTTGGATACGCCGAGGGACGCCGATCTCATTATAGGCTATCTCTTCTCG GGTGACCTAGAACAATTAGTGCTGGTGCCAAGAGCTGGACAGGCGTTTAAGCAGTGTTCCAGTCAAGCCAACGGCAGTATCACCCCATATGTCACACTAAATACGTAA
- the LOC123720858 gene encoding uncharacterized protein LOC123720858 isoform X1, with protein sequence MASTIRPPGEISSRDLLVVLLFLCQTIVCDSQCPKFAERPLETRVLDASIVFRAVVVETHLQSKTLDLALVSIYRGGLDLASVSQYSGSPYNTTDRQINLKIGTQLIACFNWSMAPQSELVVFSRVSDPIEDLETTPPDGSWLEATAAAVPWSLGVDIAIWNAVGWAGWGEWGVCSKTCGGGRQTRRRYCSKGFCEGFGEQWRSCNSFECEGTINPLAPGARRNFHPAQAKWGRVADRPHAFSLRPNSYIWIASSELFAAGNAFPREFTLFLSLRLRPESGGYGQGTLFSLRSRRRSGSFLSLELAGRGAARLVHAGGGSKKTIYLAVPLYDFRWHHIAISVHDDNTVRVYVDCRWLRTDVLEKDALDTPRDADLIIGYLFSASLSTNLGHLVFYRRMFVFLLKGDLEQLVLVPRAGQAFKQCSSQANGSITPYVTLNT encoded by the exons ATGGCATCCACAATACGCCCGCCGGGCGAAATTTCCAGCAGAGATTTGTTAGTTGTGCTTCTGTTCTTGTGTCAGACCATAGTTTGTGACAGTCAGTGCCCGAAGTTCGCGGAGCGGCCTCTAGAGACGAGAGTACTAGATGCTTCCATAGTTTTTAGAGCAGTTGTGGTTGAAACCCACTTGcag AGTAAAACATTAGATTTAGCTCTTGTATCAATATACCGGGGCGGATTGGACCTGGCGTCAGTTAGTCAGTATTCTGGGTCACCGTACAACACCACTGATAG GCAGATTAACCTCAAAATCGGCACACAGCTGATAGCTTGCTTTAACTGGAGTATGGCTCCGCAAAGCGAGCTCGTAGTGTTTTCAAGAGTCAGTGACCCTATTGAAGACCTCGAGACTACTCCACCAGATGGATCTTGGTTAGAGGCCACAGCAGCGGCCGTGCCATGGAGCTTAGGTGTAGATATCGCCATTTGGAATGCGGTTG gtTGGGCAGGATGGGGCGAGTGGGGGGTGTGTAGCAAAACATGCGGTGGGGGGAGGCAAACTCGTAGACGCTATTGTTCTAAAGGCTTTTGTGAAGGATTCGGAGAGCAGTGGAGATCCTGTAACTCTTTTGAATGTGAAG GCACAATAAATCCACTCGCACCAGGCGCGAGAAGGAATTTCCACCCCGCTCAAGCAAAGTGGGGCAGAGTAGCAGACAGACCGCATGCCTTCAGTTTGCGGCCAAACTCCTACATATGGATTGCCTCTTCAGAACTATTTGCAGCGGGGAACGCTTTTCCACGAGAGTTCACTTTATTCCTCTCGTTGAGGTTGCGACCTGAG AGTGGCGGATACGGGCAAGGTACACTTTTTTCTCTGCGATCACGTCGTCGTTCTGGTTCCTTTTTATCCCTGGAGCTGGCGGGACGAGGTGCTGCAAGACTTGTACATGCGGGAGGTGGATCCAAGAAGACCATCTACCTTGCTGTACCACTATACGACTTTAGATGGCATCATATCGCTATCAG cgtTCATGATGATAACACAGTACGAGTTTACGTGGACTGTCGCTGGCTGAGGACGGATGTACTTGAAAAAGACGCTTTGGATACGCCGAGGGACGCCGATCTCATTATAGGCTATCTCTTCTCG gcATCTTTGTCTACCAACCTAGGACACTTAGTGTTTTACCGAAGAATGTTTGTTTTCCTTTTAAAg GGTGACCTAGAACAATTAGTGCTGGTGCCAAGAGCTGGACAGGCGTTTAAGCAGTGTTCCAGTCAAGCCAACGGCAGTATCACCCCATATGTCACACTAAATACGTAA